A region of Paenibacillus thiaminolyticus DNA encodes the following proteins:
- a CDS encoding polysaccharide deacetylase family protein, which translates to MKPHGIMFHHFHDDSEHIRGQGSISAGKLEEMILYLQKNNDILSADEWMDKALRGTLKHNELCLSFDDNLKCQYDIAYPVLQKFSLKAFWFVYTSPLEGKLEKLEIYRYFRFAYFQDVDDFYHAFFTLAKKSEYGAEVIKSLDNFIPSSYLKDFSFYTDNDRTFRYLRDQILKATKYHRLMEAMLYEYNIDFYSLKNKLWMTRENVLELHKKGHKIGLHTHSHPTSTADLDSREQMNEYKTNLQVLSAIIGEKPDCMSHPCNSYNHKTIEVLKELHIKLGFRSNMKDNFHSLYEFPREDHANILRKMEIDVI; encoded by the coding sequence ATGAAACCTCATGGCATAATGTTTCATCATTTTCATGATGATTCTGAACATATTCGTGGTCAGGGTTCGATATCGGCAGGTAAATTAGAAGAAATGATCCTATATTTACAAAAGAATAATGACATATTATCAGCAGATGAATGGATGGATAAGGCGTTACGCGGCACTTTGAAACATAATGAGCTTTGTTTAAGCTTCGACGATAACCTTAAATGTCAATATGATATAGCCTATCCCGTGTTACAAAAGTTCAGTTTGAAAGCATTTTGGTTTGTATATACATCTCCATTAGAAGGAAAATTAGAAAAACTGGAGATTTACAGATACTTTAGGTTTGCATACTTCCAAGATGTAGATGATTTTTATCATGCATTTTTTACTTTAGCTAAGAAGTCGGAATATGGAGCTGAGGTTATCAAATCCTTAGACAATTTTATCCCGTCATCATATTTAAAGGATTTTTCCTTTTATACGGATAACGATCGGACATTTCGATATCTAAGAGATCAGATTTTGAAAGCTACGAAATATCACCGACTTATGGAAGCGATGCTGTACGAATATAATATAGATTTTTATTCCTTAAAAAATAAACTTTGGATGACTAGGGAGAATGTTTTAGAATTACATAAAAAGGGACACAAGATCGGACTACATACGCACTCCCACCCTACATCAACGGCTGATTTAGATAGTAGGGAACAGATGAATGAGTACAAAACCAATCTACAGGTTCTTTCAGCTATTATTGGAGAGAAACCTGATTGTATGTCACATCCATGTAACTCTTATAACCATAAGACAATTGAAGTATTAAAAGAACTCCATATAAAACTAGGGTTTAGGTCCAATATGAAGGATAACTTTCATTCACTTTATGAATTTCCGAGAGAAGATCATGCTAACATTCTGAGAAAAATGGAGATTGACGTTATATGA
- a CDS encoding DUF438 domain-containing protein, which produces MSEIISNRGHHGHKTNRERQEKLKQIIKQLHEGKPVDEVRAQYEEAVGDVTVAEISELEQALIGEEGIPVEEVQRLCSVHTAVFKGSIQELHRSAQPEEQPGHPVHTFKLENREMERLLHFKLSLHMDRFMQDGSEHSRGKVLEDLKLLMEIDKHYSRKENLLFPYLEQYGIHGPTQVMWGVDDCIRADVKAVRQTISDLSSADIEEREGIAARLRSLIQEVDEMIFKEENILLPMALQTLTEDEWVRIAAESGEIGYCFIEPPAEWKPERSPAEAEDTAIREGYIRLETGLLSLKQLELMLNHLPVDITLIDEHDVVRYFSHGPERIFTRTKSVIGRTVQNCHPPQSVHIVNRLLDDFKSGVRDAEDFWIRMKDKYVLIRYFAIRETDGRYMGTLEFTQNIAPIQAIEGEKRIYSGLS; this is translated from the coding sequence ATGAGTGAGATCATTAGCAACCGCGGGCATCATGGTCATAAAACCAATCGGGAGCGTCAGGAGAAGCTAAAGCAAATTATTAAACAACTCCATGAGGGTAAGCCGGTTGATGAAGTCAGGGCCCAATATGAGGAGGCGGTGGGCGACGTTACGGTGGCGGAAATTTCGGAGCTTGAGCAGGCACTGATCGGAGAAGAGGGAATTCCAGTCGAGGAGGTGCAGCGTCTCTGCTCCGTCCACACGGCCGTATTCAAGGGGTCCATCCAGGAGCTGCACCGTTCGGCTCAGCCAGAGGAGCAGCCCGGACATCCGGTTCATACGTTCAAGCTGGAAAATCGCGAGATGGAGCGACTGCTGCATTTCAAGCTCTCCCTTCATATGGATCGGTTCATGCAGGATGGAAGCGAGCACAGCCGTGGCAAGGTACTGGAAGATTTGAAGCTGCTGATGGAGATAGATAAGCACTACAGCCGCAAGGAGAACTTGCTGTTTCCGTATTTGGAGCAGTACGGAATTCACGGCCCAACGCAGGTCATGTGGGGCGTCGACGATTGTATCCGGGCTGATGTGAAGGCGGTAAGACAGACTATATCCGACTTGTCTTCCGCCGACATTGAAGAACGGGAAGGCATCGCGGCACGTCTGCGCAGCCTTATTCAAGAAGTGGATGAGATGATCTTTAAGGAAGAAAATATACTTCTTCCTATGGCATTGCAGACATTGACAGAGGATGAATGGGTCCGCATCGCCGCAGAGAGCGGAGAGATCGGATACTGCTTTATCGAACCGCCCGCCGAATGGAAGCCTGAGCGTTCGCCAGCTGAAGCTGAGGATACGGCGATACGAGAAGGATATATCCGTCTGGAGACTGGCTTGCTATCTTTGAAGCAACTGGAACTGATGCTGAATCATCTTCCGGTTGATATCACTCTCATCGACGAGCATGATGTCGTCCGCTATTTTTCGCATGGCCCGGAACGCATCTTTACCCGCACGAAGTCGGTTATCGGCCGTACCGTGCAGAATTGCCATCCGCCGCAAAGCGTGCATATTGTCAACCGGCTGTTGGATGACTTCAAGTCGGGTGTGAGGGATGCAGAAGATTTCTGGATTCGGATGAAAGACAAGTATGTGCTGATCCGGTATTTTGCCATTCGAGAGACGGATGGACGCTATATGGGGACATTGGAGTTTACGCAGAATATAGCGCCGATTCAGGCCATTGAGGGAGAGAAGCGCATTTATTCCGGATTATCATAG
- the secA gene encoding preprotein translocase subunit SecA yields MLGLVKKIFGDANEREVKRLMKTVEQINGMEPEFAKLTDEQLRGKTEEFRARLEKGDTLDQLLPEAFATVREAGKRVLNKRHYDVQLLGGMVLHEGKIAEMKTGEGKTLVGTLPVYLNALTGKGVHVVTVNDYLATRDSEEMGQIYQFLGMTVGLNLAGMDPLMKKEAYTCDITYGTNNEYGFDYLRDNMVLYKEQMVQRPLNFAIIDEVDSILIDEARTPLIISGQAAKSTDLYHFADSFARLLDPEEDYTVDVKTRQVALTEAGVTKAEKVLAVDNLFDLKNVTLNHHLQQALKAHVIMRRDVDYVVNDGEIVIVDEFTGRMMAGRRYSDGLHQAIEAKEKLEVQNESMTLATITFQNYFRMYRKLAGMTGTAKTEEEEFKSIYGLEVIQIPTNKPNQRKDGADVVYKTENAKYNAVVEEIVNRHQKQQPVLVGTVSIENSELLSDKLRKKGVKHQVLNAKFHKEEAEIISRAGEPGQVTIATNMAGRGTDIILGEGVAELGGLHIIGTERHESRRIDNQLRGRAGRQGDPGSTQFYLSLGDELMRRFGADNVLGMMERLGFEEDQPIESKLITRAVESAQKRVEGNNFDLRKVVLQYDDVMNQQREIIYRQRHEVLEAENIRQIVMDMIKPCIERNVDAHCNEDDIPENWELQEIVDYMHRTMLDEDTITKDDLWGKEKDEIVQFLFDKVMEKYTEREERIGPELVREFEKVVVLRAVDSKWMDHIDAMDHLRQGIHLRAYGGTDPLREYQFEGYEMFNSMIASIQEEVSQYIMKAQVEQNVERQAVVDESKMSTNAEPAVKRPVAKGETIGRNDPCPCGSGKKYKQCHGKQG; encoded by the coding sequence ATGCTAGGACTTGTGAAAAAGATATTCGGTGATGCCAACGAACGCGAAGTGAAACGGTTGATGAAGACTGTGGAACAGATCAATGGCATGGAGCCGGAATTCGCGAAATTAACGGATGAACAGTTGCGTGGGAAGACGGAGGAATTCCGCGCCCGTCTCGAGAAAGGCGACACGCTGGATCAATTGCTGCCTGAAGCGTTCGCTACCGTCCGCGAAGCGGGCAAGCGCGTGCTCAACAAGCGTCACTATGATGTGCAGCTGCTTGGCGGTATGGTACTTCATGAAGGCAAGATTGCCGAAATGAAAACCGGGGAAGGGAAGACGCTGGTCGGAACTTTGCCCGTCTACCTGAACGCCCTCACAGGCAAAGGCGTGCATGTTGTCACGGTCAATGACTATTTGGCAACACGTGACAGCGAAGAGATGGGGCAAATATACCAGTTCTTAGGGATGACGGTCGGCTTGAACTTGGCTGGCATGGATCCTCTAATGAAAAAGGAAGCCTATACGTGCGATATTACGTATGGCACCAACAATGAGTACGGCTTTGATTACTTGCGCGATAACATGGTGCTCTATAAGGAACAAATGGTTCAGCGCCCGTTGAACTTTGCCATTATTGATGAAGTGGATTCGATTCTGATCGATGAAGCGCGGACGCCGCTGATTATTTCTGGACAAGCTGCCAAGTCGACAGATCTCTACCATTTTGCGGATTCATTCGCGAGACTGTTGGACCCAGAAGAGGATTACACGGTCGACGTCAAGACACGCCAGGTCGCTCTCACAGAAGCCGGGGTAACGAAGGCGGAGAAGGTGCTTGCTGTCGATAACCTGTTCGACCTGAAGAACGTCACGTTGAACCACCACTTGCAGCAGGCGCTCAAGGCGCACGTGATTATGCGCCGCGACGTTGACTATGTGGTGAATGACGGCGAGATTGTCATCGTCGATGAATTCACGGGCCGTATGATGGCGGGCCGCCGGTACAGCGACGGTCTCCATCAGGCGATTGAGGCGAAGGAAAAGCTGGAAGTGCAGAACGAGAGTATGACGCTCGCGACGATCACGTTCCAGAACTATTTCCGGATGTACCGTAAGCTGGCTGGCATGACTGGTACTGCGAAGACGGAGGAAGAAGAATTCAAGAGCATCTACGGCCTCGAGGTCATTCAGATTCCGACGAACAAGCCGAACCAGCGGAAGGACGGGGCGGATGTCGTCTACAAGACGGAGAACGCGAAGTACAACGCGGTCGTCGAAGAAATCGTGAACCGGCATCAGAAGCAGCAGCCAGTTCTTGTCGGTACGGTATCGATCGAGAACTCGGAGCTGCTGTCAGATAAGCTGCGGAAAAAAGGCGTTAAGCATCAGGTCTTGAACGCGAAGTTCCATAAGGAGGAAGCCGAGATTATCTCCCGTGCGGGCGAGCCGGGTCAAGTTACAATCGCGACCAATATGGCCGGGCGCGGTACAGATATTATTCTCGGTGAAGGTGTGGCGGAGCTTGGCGGGCTGCATATTATCGGAACGGAGCGCCATGAGAGCCGCCGGATCGATAACCAGCTTCGCGGCCGTGCGGGACGCCAGGGCGACCCGGGATCGACGCAGTTCTATCTGTCGCTCGGAGACGAGCTGATGCGCCGCTTCGGCGCGGACAACGTGCTCGGCATGATGGAGCGCCTCGGCTTCGAAGAAGATCAGCCGATCGAGTCGAAGCTGATTACCCGCGCGGTAGAATCGGCGCAGAAGCGGGTCGAAGGCAATAACTTCGACTTGCGCAAAGTCGTCCTTCAATATGACGACGTGATGAACCAGCAGCGCGAGATTATTTACCGCCAGCGCCACGAGGTGCTGGAAGCGGAAAATATCCGCCAGATCGTTATGGATATGATCAAGCCTTGCATCGAACGTAATGTCGACGCTCACTGCAATGAGGATGATATTCCGGAGAACTGGGAGCTGCAGGAGATCGTCGATTATATGCACCGGACGATGCTTGATGAAGATACGATTACGAAGGATGACCTGTGGGGCAAGGAGAAGGACGAGATCGTCCAGTTCCTGTTCGACAAGGTCATGGAGAAGTATACCGAGCGGGAAGAGCGTATCGGACCGGAGCTCGTGCGCGAGTTCGAGAAGGTCGTCGTGCTCCGCGCGGTCGATTCCAAATGGATGGATCATATCGATGCGATGGATCATCTTCGCCAGGGCATTCACTTGCGGGCCTACGGCGGTACCGATCCGCTGCGTGAATATCAGTTCGAAGGCTATGAGATGTTCAACAGCATGATTGCTTCCATTCAGGAAGAAGTCTCCCAATACATTATGAAGGCTCAGGTGGAGCAGAACGTGGAACGCCAAGCCGTAGTCGACGAGAGCAAAATGTCGACTAACGCCGAGCCGGCGGTCAAGCGTCCGGTTGCCAAGGGCGAAACGATTGGCCGGAACGACCCTTGCCCTTGCGGCAGCGGCAAGAAATACAAGCAATGTCATGGCAAGCAAGGATAA
- the hpf gene encoding ribosome hibernation-promoting factor, HPF/YfiA family: MNYKVRGQHIEVTDALLDYVEKKLGRLERYFEAPPTSDVNVTLSVIRDQHSVEVTIPLPGLLLRAEDRSKDMYASIDSVTDKLERQIRKHKTKVNRKFRQTGTEAHLFSDAATPVPVDEEDQLEVVRTKRFTLKPMDVEEAILQMNMIGHSFFVFSNSETKEVNVVYRRNDGRYGLIEQG, encoded by the coding sequence ATGAATTACAAAGTTCGAGGTCAACACATTGAAGTGACAGACGCCTTGCTCGATTATGTCGAGAAGAAGCTAGGGCGGCTGGAACGCTATTTCGAAGCTCCCCCTACGTCAGATGTCAACGTGACGCTGAGCGTAATACGCGACCAGCATAGCGTTGAAGTGACGATTCCTTTGCCAGGCTTGCTGCTGCGAGCGGAAGATCGGAGCAAGGATATGTATGCTTCCATCGATTCCGTTACGGATAAGCTGGAACGGCAAATTCGCAAGCACAAGACGAAGGTCAACCGGAAGTTCCGTCAGACGGGCACCGAGGCGCATCTGTTCAGTGATGCGGCTACACCAGTACCGGTGGATGAGGAAGACCAGCTCGAAGTCGTACGGACGAAGCGGTTCACGCTGAAGCCGATGGATGTCGAGGAAGCGATTCTGCAGATGAATATGATTGGACATAGTTTCTTCGTCTTCTCGAACTCTGAGACGAAGGAAGTGAACGTAGTCTACCGCCGCAATGACGGGCGCTACGGCTTGATTGAACAAGGCTGA
- a CDS encoding cold shock domain-containing protein produces the protein MQGKVKWFNAEKGYGFIETAEGNDVFVHFSAIQSDGFKTLEEGQEVEFDIVEGARGPQAANVIKL, from the coding sequence ATGCAAGGTAAAGTAAAATGGTTTAACGCTGAAAAGGGCTATGGCTTTATCGAGACTGCAGAAGGCAACGACGTGTTTGTTCACTTCTCCGCTATCCAATCGGACGGCTTCAAGACTCTGGAAGAAGGTCAAGAAGTTGAGTTCGATATCGTGGAAGGCGCACGCGGTCCACAAGCAGCTAACGTAATCAAACTGTAA
- a CDS encoding DUF1858 domain-containing protein: MNKTLDLTKTVFDLCASDPEVILIMQSLGFEQIANPALLNTAGRIMTIPRGAKARGIDMDVIMDTFEREGYHVIGKEGNRNE, encoded by the coding sequence ATGAATAAGACGCTCGATCTGACGAAAACGGTGTTCGACTTATGCGCATCCGATCCCGAGGTTATCCTCATTATGCAGTCATTGGGGTTTGAGCAGATTGCGAATCCCGCCTTATTAAATACGGCCGGCCGCATCATGACGATTCCGCGGGGAGCCAAGGCCAGGGGAATTGATATGGATGTCATTATGGATACATTCGAACGCGAAGGTTATCACGTCATCGGCAAGGAGGGGAACCGCAATGAGTGA
- a CDS encoding glycosyltransferase, producing MFTAALAGSVNIVDYNDEYLDEHFKDTESILYYNYQELNSLDRIETLYKNTELLEFMSHNARNVILSGHLWLHRAQQIIDAVKLHKLLH from the coding sequence ATTTTTACGGCTGCTCTTGCAGGGAGTGTTAATATAGTTGATTATAATGATGAGTACCTGGATGAACATTTTAAAGACACTGAGAGTATTTTATATTATAATTATCAGGAATTAAACTCATTAGATAGAATCGAGACACTCTATAAGAATACAGAATTATTAGAGTTTATGTCTCACAACGCTAGAAATGTAATACTTTCCGGACACTTATGGCTTCACAGAGCGCAACAAATAATTGATGCTGTGAAATTACATAAATTACTTCATTAA
- a CDS encoding spore germination protein, with the protein MSGKDETLEYSALEYEPLAAALEKNVQKVKETMGDSTDLVVREMWVGGRPDLKAAILYIDGLADTTVVQDFVVRAVTSSEMISEAQERSPEADWFTIFKEYAVSVSHLEEVPDFRKLFSCLMSGATIVLLDRCDRGLAADTAGWEDRGVQTPEDQTVVRGPRDAFTENLRTNTALVRRKIKNPKLWFQTKTIGTLSQTSVAVMYMKGTADAQVVEEVHRRLDNLELAGILESGMIEELIEDRTFTPFPTMYNTERPDVVASGLMEGRVAILVDGTPFVLLVPALFIQYFQASEDYYQRSDFGLIRMLRMLAFFIALLGPSLYIAVTTFHQEMLPTPLMISIAAGREGIPFPAFVEALIMETIFEILREAGVRMPRAIGQAVSIVGALVIGQAAVEAGLVSPGMVIVVAITAISNFSIPAYSMGIAVRILRYPLMGLAAMAGLYGIFIGLGIIMVHLCSLRSFGVPYMTPFSPFDLREQQDSLLRLPKVSLAQRIHPINTNKKRDGGR; encoded by the coding sequence ATGAGCGGGAAGGATGAAACCTTGGAGTACTCCGCGCTGGAATACGAACCGTTAGCCGCGGCCTTGGAGAAGAATGTGCAAAAGGTAAAGGAGACGATGGGCGACAGCACGGATCTCGTCGTAAGAGAAATGTGGGTGGGAGGAAGGCCTGATCTGAAGGCAGCTATTTTGTACATCGATGGGTTGGCCGATACGACGGTAGTGCAAGATTTTGTCGTGAGGGCGGTTACGAGCAGCGAGATGATTTCGGAGGCGCAGGAGCGCTCGCCAGAGGCGGATTGGTTCACCATATTCAAAGAATATGCCGTGTCGGTATCCCACCTTGAAGAAGTCCCCGATTTTCGCAAGCTGTTCAGCTGCCTGATGAGCGGGGCAACGATTGTTTTGCTTGATCGATGCGACCGCGGACTTGCCGCGGATACGGCAGGCTGGGAGGATCGCGGGGTTCAAACTCCCGAAGATCAGACGGTGGTGAGAGGTCCGCGGGATGCGTTCACCGAAAACTTGAGGACGAACACGGCGCTCGTTCGCCGGAAAATCAAAAACCCGAAGCTGTGGTTTCAGACCAAAACGATCGGGACGCTGTCGCAGACGAGCGTAGCCGTCATGTACATGAAGGGAACGGCAGACGCTCAGGTGGTGGAAGAAGTTCATCGAAGATTGGACAACCTGGAGCTGGCCGGCATATTGGAAAGCGGCATGATTGAAGAGCTTATTGAAGACCGGACATTCACCCCTTTTCCGACGATGTACAACACGGAAAGGCCCGATGTGGTTGCATCCGGGCTGATGGAAGGACGCGTAGCGATATTGGTTGACGGGACGCCCTTCGTTTTGCTGGTGCCTGCCCTCTTCATTCAATACTTCCAGGCTTCCGAAGATTACTACCAGCGCTCCGACTTCGGGTTGATTCGAATGCTGAGAATGCTGGCCTTCTTTATTGCTCTGCTGGGCCCGTCCCTATATATCGCCGTTACGACATTCCACCAAGAGATGCTCCCTACACCGCTCATGATCAGTATCGCGGCCGGGCGGGAAGGCATTCCCTTCCCTGCTTTTGTGGAAGCTTTGATTATGGAGACGATTTTCGAGATTTTGCGGGAGGCAGGCGTTCGCATGCCCCGGGCGATCGGGCAGGCCGTATCCATTGTCGGCGCGCTGGTGATTGGCCAGGCGGCGGTAGAGGCGGGGCTGGTATCGCCAGGAATGGTTATTGTTGTCGCGATAACCGCGATCTCCAATTTCTCCATTCCTGCCTACAGCATGGGAATTGCCGTCAGAATCTTGAGGTATCCGTTAATGGGATTGGCGGCTATGGCGGGGTTGTATGGCATTTTTATCGGGCTCGGGATAATTATGGTTCACTTGTGCAGCCTGAGATCGTTCGGCGTGCCGTACATGACTCCGTTCTCCCCGTTCGATCTGCGGGAACAGCAAGACAGCCTCCTCAGACTGCCGAAAGTTAGTCTCGCCCAACGCATACACCCGATCAATACGAATAAGAAGCGTGATGGGGGCAGATAA
- a CDS encoding formyltransferase family protein produces the protein MKITVFTSNQPRHVSLIESLATIADEVYAIQECNTVFPGRIADFFIKSDVMQKYFSNVINAEREVFGNIKFTSKNVSQLVLKSGDLNMLDIQTLSPALKSDYYIVFGSCYIKGPLCDFLVANKAINIHMGTSPYYRGSSCNFWAMYDGNPELVGATIHMLSKGLDSGDMLFHAFPRAEVIDPFVIGMKAVKAAHDSLIEYISTGKINEFTPVKQEKKYEIRYTRNIDFTDVVAQKYLQNSPDPQFIKDKLESRDLKQFLNPYVG, from the coding sequence ATGAAGATAACAGTTTTTACAAGCAACCAACCACGGCATGTGTCTTTAATAGAGTCTCTGGCGACTATTGCGGATGAAGTGTACGCGATTCAAGAGTGTAATACGGTTTTTCCAGGAAGAATTGCTGATTTTTTTATTAAGAGCGATGTTATGCAGAAATATTTCAGTAATGTTATCAACGCGGAACGAGAAGTATTCGGAAATATAAAGTTCACTTCTAAAAATGTAAGTCAGCTTGTACTAAAAAGCGGGGATTTAAATATGTTAGACATCCAAACGTTATCTCCTGCACTTAAATCCGATTACTACATTGTTTTTGGTTCATGTTACATTAAAGGACCATTATGCGATTTTCTGGTTGCCAATAAAGCCATAAACATTCACATGGGAACTTCTCCATATTATCGTGGAAGTTCATGCAATTTTTGGGCCATGTATGATGGTAATCCAGAATTGGTCGGGGCCACTATTCATATGTTAAGTAAGGGTCTCGATTCAGGAGATATGTTATTCCATGCATTTCCTAGAGCTGAAGTAATTGACCCTTTCGTTATTGGGATGAAGGCAGTCAAAGCTGCTCATGATTCATTGATCGAGTACATTAGTACGGGGAAAATAAATGAATTTACTCCGGTTAAACAAGAAAAAAAATACGAAATAAGATACACACGAAATATAGACTTTACCGATGTGGTTGCTCAAAAGTACTTACAAAACTCTCCCGATCCCCAATTTATTAAAGACAAACTTGAGTCTAGGGACTTAAAACAATTTTTGAATCCATATGTTGGATAA
- a CDS encoding Ger(x)C family spore germination protein has product MIHAAYIWRTAALWLMVTLALTGCWDRREVNDMVIAVAMGVDQAEAGYTVSVQVVDPAEIASKKGSGHAPVTVYKEQGKTVFEAIRRMTTTSARKIYFSHLRMFLIGEEAARKGIGHAVEFISRDHEFRTDFYIAIAREIRAEEILKDYPAIEKIPANKMFSSLEMSSKSWAATGTVKLDELISDMMTAGKTPVITGIRYLGDIKEGKTRKNVQATESPAQLKYDGMAVFRKDKLIGWLNEEESKGYNYIKGSVRSTVGVIPCPSEEGNLALENMRTSSRIHVGKGSRTPQIDIHIKAIANVGETQCKDNLGDPAVIRAAEKIGEKEWKLILEKTLKKAYDLKTDFIGLGAALHRSAPGAWARLKSHWPERMDSVPVHFHVDVKLRTSGKTKGTFLEKVKE; this is encoded by the coding sequence GTGATACATGCGGCATATATATGGCGTACTGCGGCGCTTTGGCTGATGGTGACGCTGGCCTTAACCGGGTGCTGGGACAGGAGAGAAGTCAACGATATGGTCATCGCCGTAGCGATGGGGGTGGACCAGGCGGAAGCGGGGTATACCGTAAGCGTGCAGGTCGTCGATCCGGCAGAAATCGCTTCGAAAAAGGGGAGCGGACATGCTCCGGTTACGGTCTATAAGGAGCAGGGAAAGACGGTGTTCGAGGCCATCAGGAGGATGACGACAACGTCGGCGCGGAAAATTTACTTTTCCCATCTAAGGATGTTCCTCATCGGCGAAGAAGCGGCGAGAAAGGGCATTGGCCATGCGGTCGAATTTATTTCCCGGGATCATGAATTTCGAACCGACTTTTATATCGCCATTGCCAGGGAGATCAGGGCTGAGGAGATTTTGAAGGATTACCCGGCTATCGAAAAAATCCCAGCAAATAAAATGTTCTCCTCGCTGGAGATGTCAAGCAAATCGTGGGCGGCGACCGGGACGGTGAAGCTGGATGAGCTGATATCCGATATGATGACGGCAGGAAAAACGCCGGTCATTACCGGCATTCGGTACCTTGGCGATATTAAGGAAGGGAAGACGAGAAAAAACGTACAGGCAACGGAATCGCCGGCCCAATTAAAATATGACGGTATGGCGGTCTTTCGGAAGGATAAGCTCATCGGTTGGCTTAATGAAGAGGAGAGCAAAGGCTATAACTACATAAAGGGGAGCGTAAGGAGCACCGTGGGCGTCATCCCTTGCCCTAGCGAAGAAGGCAATCTTGCGCTGGAAAATATGCGGACCAGTAGCCGGATTCATGTAGGTAAAGGCAGTCGTACGCCGCAAATCGATATCCATATCAAGGCGATTGCCAATGTCGGAGAAACGCAGTGCAAGGATAATCTTGGAGATCCAGCCGTCATTCGCGCCGCGGAAAAGATTGGAGAAAAGGAGTGGAAATTGATTTTAGAGAAGACGCTGAAAAAAGCGTACGACCTGAAGACGGACTTTATCGGCCTGGGGGCTGCCCTGCATCGTTCCGCTCCCGGAGCATGGGCACGACTGAAGTCGCATTGGCCAGAACGTATGGATTCCGTTCCCGTCCATTTTCATGTCGATGTGAAGCTAAGAACTTCCGGGAAAACGAAAGGTACCTTTCTTGAAAAAGTGAAAGAATAA
- a CDS encoding GerAB/ArcD/ProY family transporter, which yields MKINLRQFKIFAILFTVGTTILITPAGLAAEIGQDAWMAPIAAMAPGLLLVLLYNGITRAAPGMTIVEIGESLFGTWIGKGLALLFILFSFFGASLVLFDVGKFIITVLMPETPLLFVNALFAILLLYAIGSGFDTLARMTELLFPWFALLFLFMVALLLPQIDVRNVQPFLEAGPKELAHSVLVVLSLSYMPLAVFLMVQPVELTDARKAPRAFAGAVLVGGVLSSVVAALTILVLGANVTSLQEYPVYSLAQRINIGKFLERVEAIAAGLWLITTFVKMSLYFYAAVSGLVRLARLPSYRPILLPMVALLVVVSVKVFPNSAAEHQFTATIWITIVFTSGVAIPLLLFIGLMIKRQYHKGKQ from the coding sequence ATGAAAATCAATCTGCGTCAATTTAAAATATTTGCCATTCTCTTCACGGTCGGGACGACGATTTTGATTACGCCAGCTGGGTTAGCCGCTGAAATCGGACAAGACGCCTGGATGGCTCCCATCGCGGCAATGGCGCCGGGATTGTTGCTCGTCCTGCTCTATAACGGGATTACCCGTGCCGCTCCCGGAATGACGATCGTTGAAATAGGCGAGTCGCTGTTCGGCACATGGATTGGGAAGGGATTGGCGCTGCTGTTTATCCTGTTTTCCTTTTTTGGAGCCTCATTGGTGTTATTTGATGTCGGCAAGTTCATTATTACAGTGTTAATGCCGGAAACACCGCTTCTGTTTGTCAATGCATTGTTTGCTATTCTTCTCTTGTATGCGATCGGGAGCGGCTTCGATACATTGGCCAGAATGACGGAATTGCTGTTCCCATGGTTTGCGCTTCTGTTTCTCTTTATGGTGGCGCTTCTGCTTCCGCAAATCGATGTTCGGAATGTCCAGCCTTTCCTGGAAGCAGGGCCGAAGGAACTGGCCCATTCGGTTCTGGTGGTGTTGAGCCTGTCCTACATGCCCCTCGCGGTCTTCCTGATGGTTCAACCGGTCGAGCTGACAGATGCCAGGAAAGCCCCTCGAGCCTTCGCTGGGGCTGTACTGGTTGGCGGAGTTCTATCTAGTGTCGTCGCGGCATTAACCATCCTCGTGCTAGGCGCCAACGTCACTTCACTGCAAGAATATCCGGTTTATTCCTTGGCGCAGCGAATAAACATTGGCAAATTTCTGGAACGGGTTGAAGCGATTGCGGCGGGGCTGTGGTTAATAACGACTTTTGTGAAAATGTCCCTCTACTTCTACGCAGCGGTATCAGGGCTTGTTCGTCTTGCCCGCCTTCCAAGCTATCGACCCATATTGCTGCCTATGGTCGCGCTGTTAGTCGTTGTATCGGTAAAGGTTTTTCCGAATTCGGCTGCAGAGCATCAATTCACCGCCACAATCTGGATCACCATCGTATTTACGTCGGGTGTGGCTATTCCCCTTCTATTGTTCATAGGGTTGATGATTAAGCGTCAGTATCATAAGGGAAAACAGTAA